GGCCTCTTCGGCTTGCGCTCGTTCGTCCGCGGCGGTGCGACGGTCTCGGTTGCGTGCGGCCGCTCCGGGCCGATGGTCACGTGTACCGGCGGCAGGATCGGCCGATGCGCCGGCGGCGTCACGGGCGACGTCGGAGTACTGCTAGGTGTCGGCGTACTCGGCGTGGGCGTACTAGTCGGCGTACTGCTAGGGGTGGCTGATGGGGACACCGGCTTGTTTCCGCCGTCGATGTCGACTTCGCTCACTGACCCATCGCCGTCGACCACGGTGACAACCGCACCGGTCTCGTCGTCGATGTAGAGCCGCCCGTCTTCACCAGCAGTCACCCGCGGGTCGTGGCCCTTCTGCTCGCTGCCCTTCTTCTTACTCAACTCATGCGTGTGCAGAGCCTTGCCGTCAGGTGCGAACGTACGAACCACTCGCTTGGCGGTGTCCAGCACAGCTACAGCCGCACCTGTCGCCGCGACCGCGTTGTACTTGCCTGGCGGCAATGTGATGCTCTCCGCGGCCTTGGCACCAGTAGCGTCCACCAGCAGCAGACGCTGACCAGCCAGGATCGCGATGCGGCCACCGACGTCCGACTGCGCAACCACAGAGGTAGTCGGCAGAGCACCGCTGACATCCATCGGAAGCGCGCGGCCGGCCTTGTCACCAGTCAGCGGTGTCAGAGTCTGCTTGGACAGGTTGGCGAACGCAGGCTTGCCGGCAACGCTCAGCAGCGCCCCGGCGTCACCAGCTTGTGCAGGCAGCGTGCAGGCCAGCTCAGTCGACGCCGGTGCGAGCCTGCAGAAGTGGTCGGCGTCGCGGAGCCAGAGTGCACCGTCAGCAGTCGCTACTGCACTGGACACCGCGCTGCCGACGGTGATGGTCTGTTGCTGGTCACCGAGCCGGACGATCTGACCGTGCTGCCGGTACACCAGGTACGGCCCGCTCTGCGCCTCGATACCGATCGGCGCTTCCGGAATCCCGATCCGCACCGTGCTCTTCACGGACAGGTCCGACTTCCCGAACACGATCACGCCGTCGGACCGGACAACGTACCCATTGGTAGCGCCCTGGACGACCTGGCTGCCCGCCTCGGCCTCGACACCACGAACCTCGGCGTCGACGTTCTTGCCGCCGCCGTCAACGCGAAAGACCGCGCCGAGCGTCGCGTTGTACACCCAATGCCCGGCCTGCTGGAACGCGACGGCCGGCGCGCCGTGGCCGAACGCCGAGTACCCGACGAACGTCCCGAGCACCAGAGCCGCCACCACCCACCACGCGACGGGGCGGCGAATCGCGCGGGCGATACGAGTCATGGGGCTAAGCGTCCTCTCGGCTGTCCAGTTGTGGTCCAGCGGTGATACATCCGGCCAGTAGGCGT
The genomic region above belongs to Kribbella solani and contains:
- a CDS encoding fibronectin type III domain-containing protein, which codes for MTRIARAIRRPVAWWVVAALVLGTFVGYSAFGHGAPAVAFQQAGHWVYNATLGAVFRVDGGGKNVDAEVRGVEAEAGSQVVQGATNGYVVRSDGVIVFGKSDLSVKSTVRIGIPEAPIGIEAQSGPYLVYRQHGQIVRLGDQQQTITVGSAVSSAVATADGALWLRDADHFCRLAPASTELACTLPAQAGDAGALLSVAGKPAFANLSKQTLTPLTGDKAGRALPMDVSGALPTTSVVAQSDVGGRIAILAGQRLLLVDATGAKAAESITLPPGKYNAVAATGAAVAVLDTAKRVVRTFAPDGKALHTHELSKKKGSEQKGHDPRVTAGEDGRLYIDDETGAVVTVVDGDGSVSEVDIDGGNKPVSPSATPSSTPTSTPTPSTPTPSSTPTSPVTPPAHRPILPPVHVTIGPERPHATETVAPPRTNERKPKRPESSKPTTPPSKPTRPTTPTKPTPPPPTKPTTPPAAAPGAPGGVSAKAGSGKATVSWTVARANGAAVSGYKVSFRVAPGTFVVGLPASGSVNVSGGTRSHSFGQLLNGGGYIFTVSATNRVGTGPSVDTKVTSIGGKAEPPGPPTKVSAAAKPNGSVTVSWTAPSTTDYTISGYTVIASTGTKTQVPPYTTSTTLNPTLGKGVSYRVTATNSSGTSAPSASTRTVYPYKPAAAPKVTAVPSKGAVSLSWTAPSLNGGQLVHYIVSATGQSDRTVTTTSTRYTGLSVGSVMFTVKAITRERNNASSTAATGAAGSTSAAPAQRAPGLPASAPASAVRRTTRRRKDSE